The Fluviispira sanaruensis sequence ACTGCTGGTAGGCAGTGCAAAAATAAAGTGGAATCTTTATCTGTAGCATGTATAAGTTGTTGGTTTATTTGATAGGGTTTTAAAATTTCTATTCGTTCTTTACAGTCAGGATTGTTTTCTTCACCCATTGAGATCCACACATCGGTATAGAGACAATCTGCATGTTTAACAGCACACTTTGGATCCGTTAAAAATTCTAATTTCGCCCCTGTTTCCTTAATTATTTTTTCGCATTGAATGATAATATCATCTGCTGGTCTCCGTGATTTTGGTGAACATATGACAAAATGCATGCCCATTTTGCAAGCTATAATCATAAGTGAATGGGCAACATTATTGGCTGCATCGCCTAAGTAAACAAGTTTTTTTCCCTGCAAATCGCCAAATCTTTCTTGCAAAGTCATAATATCTGCAAATGCTTGGGTGGGATGATGATCATCCGTTAAGGCATTCCACACGGGAACTTGTGAATATTGGATTAAGTCATTTAGAGTATCCTGCTTAAAACCTCTAAACATAATTCCATCATACATCCTGCCAAGCACTCTTGCCGTATCTTTTGTGCTTTCTTTTTTGCCAAAGTGAATATCATTTTTATTTAAAAATTCAGGATGCGCTCCTTCATCAAACGCAGCAACGGTAAAAGCACTGCGCGTGCGCGTACTCGATTTTTCAAAAATAAGAGCAATATTTTTATTTGCAAGTCGTTTGGGAAATATATTATTCATTTTTTCCATTTTAACTTTATGCGCTTGAGTCAAAATATATTTTATTTCATCGACTGAATAATCTAATAATGTTGATAAAGAGCGGCCTGTTAATTTCATATTAACTCCTTTTAGCTAGAAAAAATGTGGCTTCTGCAAATGCTTCAACTGAGCGCAGAGTAGAAAGGACAGACACTTTATGCTGAATTGCGCATTTAGCAATTTCAGAGTGCACCTGTGTGTTCTCACATATTTTCCTATTTAAAGGAGCGATGATCATTGCTATTTTTTGTGCTTTCATATTTTCTCTAATTTCATTTACTCCGTATTTATTTTCTGCAAAGGAAATAAACTCAAAGTTCTCAATATTTTTTCGATTAAAAATTTCTTTATAAAGTGCAAGATCTTTCTCCTCACCTAAGTAAAGAACAATCCCTTTGCTAGAAATATGTAAACCTGCAGATAAATAACCTTTATATAACATTTCAGCAAAACTGTTGGCGCTGGCCATCACTTCACCGATGGAGCGCATTTCTGGGCCCAGTATAGGAGTAAAATTCGGGAATTTTTGAAAGGGAAATACGGGAACCTTAAAACAAAATTTCTCTGCATGAGAATTATTAGAAATTAAATTTAACTCGTTTAATTTCTTTCCTAAACAAATATAAGCGGCAAATTTTGCCATGGGAATAGAAGTTGCTTTTGCCACAAAGGGCACAGAACGCGAGCTGCGTGGATTCACTTCAAGTACATAAATTTCATTCTGAAATAAAGCGTACTGAATGTTCATCAAACCAATCGTATTTAATTCTATGGCTAGATCTTTAGATATTGAATTAATTTTTTCAATATCTTTCTGACTTAAACTGTAGGGTGGAATGACACAGGAACTGTCACCGGAATGAATCCCAGCTTCTTCAATATGCTCCATAATTGCGGGAATAAAAATATCCTTTCCATCGCAGATTAAATCCACATCAAACTCAATTGCATTTTCTAAATATTTATCAATTAAAACTGGCTTAGTAGAGTCAATGTCAATTGCTGTTTTAAAGTAACTTAATAATTCTTTATCATTAAAAACAACTGCCATTCCCCTGCCGCCTAAAACAAAGGAAGGGCGCACTAAAACGGGATATGCAATTCTACTTGCAATTATTAAGGCATCTTCAATACAAGTTGCTGTACCAAAGGCAGGCGCTTTTATATTTAATTTATTTAATATATTGCCAAACAGTTTACGATCTTCTGCAAGTTCTATGGCAGAATAAGATGTGCCTAATATTCTATAGCCTTTTTGCTCAATTTTTTTTGCTAATTTTAACGGACTTTGCCCACCAAATTGAATAAAAACTCCATAAGGATTTTCTTCTTGGAGAATATCGAGAACATCTTCTTCAACAAGTGGTTCCATATAAAGTTTATCTGATATATAAAAATCTGTACTCACAGTTTCGGGATTTGAATTGATTAAAATAGCTTCATAGCCTAATTCCTGCGCAGCTTTTACGGCATGCACACAGGAATAATCGAACTCAACCCCTTGACCGATTCTATTTGGTCCACTCCCCAGAATGACGACCTTTTTATTTTGCGAGATCCGATTGTCATTTTGCTCTTCATAAGTTTTAAAATAATAAGGAGTTTGTGCTTCAAATTCTCCTGCACAGGTGTCAACCATTTTAAATGTCGGTTTGATTGCATATTCTACTAATATTTTTTCTATTTCTTCTGTCGTATTTTCTGTTAATTTAGCAATCTGCCCATTGCTAAACCCATTCTTTTTTGCTTGATGTAATTGAGATTTTTCTAAATTTTTTCCAACAGCTCTTAATTTAACTTCTTCCAGAATAAGATCTTTTAATTGATATAAAAACCACTTACCAACCCCAGTTAATTCATGAATTTTTTCAACAGAGAAGTCTAAATAAAAAGCATCTTTTATATATGAAAATAAGTTTGGAGTCGGTGTTTGTAATAATTTTTCAAGTTCCGTTTTTGAATATTTATTTTTTGAACCCTGCCAACCGTCGATATTTTTTTCAAGGGTTCTCCACGCTTTTTGAAAAGCATCTTTGAATCCTCTGCCAAAAGCCAAACCTTCTCCCACAGATTTCATTTGAATACCTAGGGTATTGTCTTTTTCATTGTACTTTTCAAAATCCCATCGAGGTACTTTAACGACCACATAGTCGATTGTGGGTTCAAATGCTGCCGATGTGACTTTAGTAATTTCATTTTTAATTTCATCTAAAGTGAATCCGACTGCAAGCTTTGCTGATATTCTTGCAATGGGATAGCCTGTCGCTTTTGAAACCAAGGCGGAGCTTCGCGAAACTCTCGGGTTCATCTCGATCACAACCATTCTTCCATTGAGTGGATTGATTGCAAACTGAATATTAGCTCCACCCGTTTCCATGCCTATTTTTTCAAAAATAATTTTAGAACATTCACGGAGCTTCTGATACTCTTTATCCGTTAATGTCATACAGGGTGCAACAGTCACGGAATCGCCGGTGTGCACACCCATCGGATTTACATTTTCAATTCCACAAATAACGACAAAGTTACCTACTCTGTCACGCATAACTTCGAGTTCATATTCTTTCCAACCTATGATCGATTCTTCAATAGAAATTTCAGCATGCTCACTGGCTGAAAAAGCCGCATCGACGAGTTGCACAAATTCGTTTTCGTTATAAGCAATTCCGCCTCCTGTTCCCCCTAATGTAAATGAGGCGCGAATAATAAGTGGAAAAGAAAGTTCTTCAGCAAGTTTCGCGGCATCTTTCTTTGTTGAAACGAGATCTCCACGCGCAACATCAAAACCAAGAGAGGTCACTAAATTTTTAAATTCTCTCCGGTCTTCTGCTTTGTCTACAGTTGCAGCTTGCACACCAATTGTTTTTATACTGTATTTTTTAAGGTCACCTTTTTTATGCAAATCCATAAATAAATTGAGTGCAATTTGTCCACCCATTGTAGGTAAAAGAGCATCGGGTTTTTCTTTTTCTATTATTTTGCAGATAGAATCCCGCGTCAGCGGCTCTATATAAACTTTGTCTGCTGTTTCTTTATCAGTCATAATTGTCGCAGGGTTCGAATTAATAAGAACCACTTCATAACCTTCATCCCTGAGGGCAAGACAAGCTTGTGTGCCAGAATAATCGAATTCACAACCTTGCCCTATTTGAATAGGACCTGAGCCAATAATAAGAATTTTTTTAATATCGTTAAATTTAGGCATTGATCACATCCTTCGTTTTATTCTTATTTATATTCATTGCATGGATAAAATCTTGAAAAATATATTCTGCATCCCTGGGGCCTGGGTTTGCTTCAGGGTGAAATTGCACTGAAAATATCGGCAAATGCTTATGCTGAATTCCAGCAAGAGTTCCATCATTTAAATGCACGTGCGATATAGAAAAGATTTCATTTATATCTTCTATATCTAAAATATAGTTATGATTTTGTGATGTGATTAAAACACGGGAATCATTTTTACCAAGAACTTTCACAGGGTGATTGGTTGCATGATGACCAAAATTCAATTTTTTTGTTTTGCCACCAAAAGCAAGACCTATCAATTGATGTCCTAAACAAATACCAAAACTGGGATAAAGCGGTAAAAGTTTTCTCATGACATTTAATATATTTGAATCTTTTGCAAGTTGCTCAGGATCTCCTGGTCCATTGCTAAAAAAAATGCCATCCGGTTGGATGGCATTGATATCTTCAACAGAACAATTATACGGAAATAAAACGGGATCACAGTTCAATGCAACCAAGGAATCGAGAATTCCTTGCTTAATACCAAAGTCGAATACAGCAATTTTATACTTCTTATTTTTATTTGCCACATTCTTTATAGATTTAATATTATTATTGCTATATATTTTGACAAGATTTTTTTGACTCAGCACAGGCGATTTTTCTAATTTCACTTTGAGGGAATTTATATCGTGATCAATATTTGAAATGATACCTTTAAGACATCCTTCATTTCTTATTTTTTGTGTCAGAAAACGAGTGTCAACT is a genomic window containing:
- the carA gene encoding glutamine-hydrolyzing carbamoyl-phosphate synthase small subunit — encoded protein: MQAILLLEDGTVVHGQSLGAACEVIGEIVFNTAMTGYEEVISDPSYLGQIVIFTTSHIGNTGINFEDLESSQMQAEALICKDISQIPDNYRAKLSLDEYLKKQNKCALYGVDTRFLTQKIRNEGCLKGIISNIDHDINSLKVKLEKSPVLSQKNLVKIYSNNNIKSIKNVANKNKKYKIAVFDFGIKQGILDSLVALNCDPVLFPYNCSVEDINAIQPDGIFFSNGPGDPEQLAKDSNILNVMRKLLPLYPSFGICLGHQLIGLAFGGKTKKLNFGHHATNHPVKVLGKNDSRVLITSQNHNYILDIEDINEIFSISHVHLNDGTLAGIQHKHLPIFSVQFHPEANPGPRDAEYIFQDFIHAMNINKNKTKDVINA
- the argF gene encoding ornithine carbamoyltransferase yields the protein MKLTGRSLSTLLDYSVDEIKYILTQAHKVKMEKMNNIFPKRLANKNIALIFEKSSTRTRSAFTVAAFDEGAHPEFLNKNDIHFGKKESTKDTARVLGRMYDGIMFRGFKQDTLNDLIQYSQVPVWNALTDDHHPTQAFADIMTLQERFGDLQGKKLVYLGDAANNVAHSLMIIACKMGMHFVICSPKSRRPADDIIIQCEKIIKETGAKLEFLTDPKCAVKHADCLYTDVWISMGEENNPDCKERIEILKPYQINQQLIHATDKDSTLFLHCLPAVKGLEVTEEVFESKNSAVFDQAENRMHTIKAIMLATLT
- the carB gene encoding carbamoyl-phosphate synthase large subunit; translation: MPKFNDIKKILIIGSGPIQIGQGCEFDYSGTQACLALRDEGYEVVLINSNPATIMTDKETADKVYIEPLTRDSICKIIEKEKPDALLPTMGGQIALNLFMDLHKKGDLKKYSIKTIGVQAATVDKAEDRREFKNLVTSLGFDVARGDLVSTKKDAAKLAEELSFPLIIRASFTLGGTGGGIAYNENEFVQLVDAAFSASEHAEISIEESIIGWKEYELEVMRDRVGNFVVICGIENVNPMGVHTGDSVTVAPCMTLTDKEYQKLRECSKIIFEKIGMETGGANIQFAINPLNGRMVVIEMNPRVSRSSALVSKATGYPIARISAKLAVGFTLDEIKNEITKVTSAAFEPTIDYVVVKVPRWDFEKYNEKDNTLGIQMKSVGEGLAFGRGFKDAFQKAWRTLEKNIDGWQGSKNKYSKTELEKLLQTPTPNLFSYIKDAFYLDFSVEKIHELTGVGKWFLYQLKDLILEEVKLRAVGKNLEKSQLHQAKKNGFSNGQIAKLTENTTEEIEKILVEYAIKPTFKMVDTCAGEFEAQTPYYFKTYEEQNDNRISQNKKVVILGSGPNRIGQGVEFDYSCVHAVKAAQELGYEAILINSNPETVSTDFYISDKLYMEPLVEEDVLDILQEENPYGVFIQFGGQSPLKLAKKIEQKGYRILGTSYSAIELAEDRKLFGNILNKLNIKAPAFGTATCIEDALIIASRIAYPVLVRPSFVLGGRGMAVVFNDKELLSYFKTAIDIDSTKPVLIDKYLENAIEFDVDLICDGKDIFIPAIMEHIEEAGIHSGDSSCVIPPYSLSQKDIEKINSISKDLAIELNTIGLMNIQYALFQNEIYVLEVNPRSSRSVPFVAKATSIPMAKFAAYICLGKKLNELNLISNNSHAEKFCFKVPVFPFQKFPNFTPILGPEMRSIGEVMASANSFAEMLYKGYLSAGLHISSKGIVLYLGEEKDLALYKEIFNRKNIENFEFISFAENKYGVNEIRENMKAQKIAMIIAPLNRKICENTQVHSEIAKCAIQHKVSVLSTLRSVEAFAEATFFLAKRS